In the genome of Staphylococcus durrellii, one region contains:
- the aroA gene encoding 3-phosphoshikimate 1-carboxyvinyltransferase, translating into MGNSETININSPLVGEIEVPGDKSMTHRGIILGSLAKGKSTIYKPLLGEDCIRTVEIFKRLGVEITVSEDKIDIDSPGYKHFKTPHQVLYTGNSGTTTRLVAGLLCGLGIESVLSGDESIGKRPMDRIMKPLTSMGAHITGIDDNYTPLIIKPAKIYGINYQMEVASAQVKSAILFASLFSDEITTIEESDITRNHTETMFKHFNIPIEVNGKTLHTQPNAISHITPAYFTVPGDISSASYFIVAGLITPGSDVTIHNVGINPTRSGIIDIVEKMEGNIELFNVIEGPEPTASVRVQYTPNLKGVHIEGDLVPKAIDEMPIIALLCTQAVNSSVIKDAEELKFKETNRIDTTANMLNLLGFTLQTTSDGLIIHPSNLEQTATVDSFTDHRIGMMLAIASLLTTEPLTIEQFNAVNVSFPGFLSTLKQLENEG; encoded by the coding sequence TTGGGCAATAGTGAAACGATAAACATAAATAGTCCTTTAGTGGGCGAAATTGAGGTACCTGGAGACAAATCTATGACACATAGAGGTATTATATTGGGGTCATTAGCTAAAGGTAAATCCACGATATATAAACCTTTATTAGGCGAAGATTGTATACGTACAGTAGAAATTTTCAAACGATTAGGCGTTGAAATTACAGTTTCAGAGGATAAAATTGATATCGACTCTCCAGGGTATAAGCATTTTAAAACACCGCACCAAGTTCTTTATACTGGTAATTCTGGTACAACAACGCGTCTTGTTGCGGGATTACTATGTGGATTAGGTATCGAATCAGTTTTGTCTGGTGATGAATCTATTGGCAAAAGACCAATGGATAGAATTATGAAACCTCTAACTTCAATGGGAGCTCATATTACTGGTATTGACGATAACTATACACCATTAATTATCAAACCAGCTAAAATATACGGCATTAATTATCAAATGGAAGTTGCAAGTGCACAAGTTAAAAGCGCCATACTTTTTGCTAGTTTATTTTCAGATGAAATTACAACTATTGAAGAAAGCGATATTACACGAAATCATACTGAAACAATGTTTAAACATTTCAATATTCCAATAGAAGTAAACGGTAAAACACTCCATACTCAACCAAATGCTATTTCACATATTACACCTGCTTATTTTACCGTTCCAGGTGATATTTCGTCGGCGTCATATTTTATTGTGGCAGGTTTAATCACACCGGGCAGTGATGTTACAATTCATAATGTTGGCATTAACCCTACACGTTCAGGTATTATAGATATCGTTGAAAAAATGGAAGGGAACATTGAATTATTTAATGTCATAGAAGGACCAGAACCTACTGCATCAGTTCGTGTTCAATACACTCCAAATCTTAAAGGAGTTCATATAGAAGGAGACTTAGTTCCTAAAGCAATAGATGAAATGCCTATTATTGCGTTATTATGTACTCAAGCGGTAAATAGCAGTGTCATCAAAGATGCCGAAGAATTGAAGTTCAAAGAAACTAACCGTATCGACACTACAGCAAATATGTTGAATTTATTAGGCTTTACGTTACAAACAACAAGTGATGGATTAATTATACATCCTTCTAATTTAGAACAAACTGCTACGGTAGACAGTTTTACTGATCATCGTATAGGTATGATGTTGGCAATTGCTTCATTATTAACTACTGAGCCACTAACTATTGAACAATTTAATGCAGTTAATGTTTCATTCCCAGGATTCTTATCAACTTTAAAACAATTAGAAAACGAGGGATAA
- a CDS encoding tetratricopeptide repeat protein: MQDIYKLIDDINVQKLDNLETRVNDALSSTNDDALFILGETLFGFGLTPQAIEVFRTLYNKYPDESELLIYLIDGLIAEDQTDEALEYLTEVEISPEKLMLEADLYQQLNMLEVAIDKLTEARDLQPNDPIIHFALAEILYYDGQYLRATSEYETVLETGEYEINGVNLFSRIADCSLQSGNYGDAIKMFDEISDEEMNSEDYFKKAIAYDKNELTQEAIKLVQTLLSKDPDFLQGYFFLQQLHEQEHNYADAIEIGKEGLRLSQFYKELMVTTGKLEIDHGDANEGVSLLTQALDVDNSYQEPLLILSDLFRSEENYESLISLLQYVDEEDLDPVFMWHLAYAFGQEERDKEAQHFFNLAYPTLQTQAEFLSDYYYYLVEIGQIDSAKSILNQLLEIEPSNETWHEESQRLQ; this comes from the coding sequence ATGCAAGATATCTATAAACTTATAGACGATATCAACGTACAAAAATTGGATAACTTAGAAACTCGTGTTAATGATGCATTAAGTTCTACCAATGATGACGCATTATTTATTTTAGGTGAGACTTTGTTCGGCTTTGGTTTAACACCTCAAGCTATTGAAGTTTTTCGAACACTCTATAATAAATATCCGGATGAAAGTGAACTATTAATTTATCTGATTGATGGTCTTATCGCAGAAGATCAAACAGACGAAGCGTTAGAATATTTAACTGAAGTAGAAATTTCACCAGAAAAATTAATGCTTGAAGCTGATTTGTATCAACAACTCAATATGCTAGAAGTAGCGATCGATAAATTAACTGAAGCACGTGACTTACAACCTAATGATCCGATTATTCACTTTGCTTTGGCAGAAATATTATATTATGACGGCCAATATTTAAGAGCTACATCTGAATATGAAACAGTACTTGAAACTGGTGAATACGAAATTAATGGCGTTAATTTATTTTCACGCATTGCAGATTGTAGTTTACAAAGTGGTAACTATGGTGACGCGATTAAAATGTTCGACGAAATTAGTGACGAGGAAATGAATTCAGAGGATTACTTTAAAAAAGCGATCGCCTACGATAAAAATGAATTGACACAAGAAGCGATTAAACTCGTCCAAACGTTATTATCTAAAGATCCAGACTTTTTACAAGGCTATTTTTTCTTACAGCAGTTGCATGAACAAGAACATAATTATGCAGATGCTATAGAAATTGGTAAAGAAGGTTTACGTTTAAGTCAATTTTATAAAGAACTAATGGTAACTACCGGTAAATTAGAAATTGATCATGGAGATGCAAATGAAGGTGTATCATTATTGACACAAGCACTTGATGTGGATAATTCATATCAAGAACCTTTACTCATTTTGAGTGATTTATTTAGAAGTGAAGAGAATTATGAATCACTCATATCTCTTTTACAATATGTTGATGAAGAAGACTTAGACCCAGTATTTATGTGGCATTTAGCGTATGCGTTTGGTCAAGAAGAACGAGATAAAGAAGCACAACATTTCTTTAATCTTGCTTATCCAACCTTACAAACACAAGCCGAATTTCTAAGCGACTATTATTATTATTTAGTAGAGATTGGTCAAATAGACTCTGCAAAATCAATTTTAAATCAATTATTAGAAATTGAACCGAGTAATGAAACTTGGCATGAAGAATCTCAACGTTTACAATAA
- a CDS encoding YpiB family protein has translation MTTSLNQMKTNFIEYLLFQYEFKSRISVWVLNYIKSSTQQIENLHFVYDRITNHNTLELSIIDAKEDAITLKTTDSTLINSNEIFTFIANSNLSLDIKINFAQNSDRERRLDELLVYQLLKSPYYTIYMNDIYTIPLSTHYESSIIQHLQDNIDLSLQFRQPEQFYQLSQILKLFKSRNSNP, from the coding sequence ATGACTACGAGTTTAAATCAAATGAAGACTAACTTTATAGAATATTTATTGTTTCAATATGAATTTAAGTCTAGGATTAGCGTTTGGGTTTTAAACTACATTAAAAGCTCAACTCAACAAATTGAAAATCTTCATTTTGTTTATGACAGAATAACCAATCACAATACGTTAGAGCTTTCAATAATTGATGCTAAAGAAGATGCAATTACTTTAAAAACTACAGATAGTACACTTATTAATAGCAATGAAATTTTTACTTTCATTGCTAATTCTAATTTGTCGTTAGATATTAAAATTAACTTTGCTCAAAACAGTGACAGGGAACGTCGACTTGATGAACTATTAGTATATCAACTATTAAAATCGCCATATTATACCATTTATATGAATGATATATATACTATCCCATTGTCTACCCATTACGAATCTTCAATTATACAACATTTGCAAGATAATATTGATCTAAGTTTACAATTTAGGCAACCGGAACAGTTTTATCAATTATCACAAATTTTAAAGTTGTTTAAATCAAGAAATTCAAATCCATAA
- a CDS encoding DUF1405 domain-containing protein produces MPLKTIINALIYNKIALWILLICNLAGTIYGYIWYDTQLSVTDWQFLMFVPDSPTASLFLCLVILAFIANKNIAIIEALAFVSLFKYGVWAVLMNIIMFIDERQIFLNGLMLIFSHGIMAIEAIIFYPRMKVTVIGLVVAMIWVFHNDVIDYIFKQYPYYPFIEQHLSAIAYLSMWLSIIAILLYLWRTFKSKTFDHF; encoded by the coding sequence ATGCCTCTTAAAACAATTATTAACGCGCTCATTTATAATAAAATAGCATTATGGATATTATTAATTTGTAATCTCGCAGGGACTATATATGGTTATATTTGGTATGATACACAATTAAGTGTTACCGATTGGCAGTTTTTGATGTTCGTACCAGACAGTCCAACCGCTTCATTATTTTTATGCTTAGTTATTTTAGCTTTTATAGCCAATAAAAATATTGCTATTATAGAAGCCTTAGCTTTCGTATCTTTGTTTAAGTACGGTGTATGGGCAGTCTTAATGAATATTATAATGTTTATTGATGAGCGCCAAATTTTTCTTAATGGTTTAATGTTAATTTTTTCTCATGGGATTATGGCGATAGAAGCAATCATTTTCTATCCTCGAATGAAAGTAACTGTTATTGGTTTAGTTGTCGCAATGATATGGGTATTCCACAATGATGTTATAGATTATATATTTAAACAATACCCGTATTATCCATTTATTGAACAACACCTTAGTGCAATAGCATATTTATCAATGTGGTTAAGTATTATAGCAATATTATTATATTTATGGCGCACTTTTAAGAGTAAAACATTTGACCATTTTTAA
- a CDS encoding zinc metallopeptidase produces the protein MSLVSYIIYIVILMLLPLWAQHKVKSNYEKYSQVRSTSGKTGQEVALEILHANGIYDVDVVEGQGFLTDHYDPRKKVVVLSPANFSRPSVAGTAIAAHEVGHAIQHAQGYFYLRFRTALVPLASIGNSVGYIAIIAGIILTSMQSAIGTTALWIGIAFMAFAVLFSIVTLPVEFNASSRAMKQITKLNIVNENEYKHARKVLSAAAMTYVASTAVALAELVRFILIARSSD, from the coding sequence TTGTCTTTAGTATCTTATATTATATATATTGTTATTTTAATGCTCCTACCATTGTGGGCGCAGCACAAAGTCAAATCAAACTATGAAAAATATTCACAAGTAAGATCCACTAGTGGTAAGACAGGTCAAGAAGTTGCATTGGAGATTCTTCATGCAAATGGCATTTATGATGTTGATGTCGTTGAAGGCCAGGGCTTTTTAACTGACCATTACGACCCGCGTAAGAAAGTCGTTGTTTTATCGCCAGCCAATTTCAGTCGTCCATCTGTTGCTGGAACAGCAATAGCTGCTCACGAAGTTGGTCATGCCATTCAACACGCACAAGGCTATTTCTATTTAAGATTTAGAACGGCTTTAGTGCCATTAGCCTCTATAGGGAATTCAGTGGGTTATATCGCAATTATTGCTGGCATTATTTTGACTAGCATGCAAAGTGCGATAGGTACTACTGCACTATGGATTGGTATTGCCTTCATGGCATTTGCAGTACTGTTCTCTATTGTCACATTGCCAGTAGAGTTTAACGCGAGTAGCAGAGCTATGAAACAGATCACTAAATTGAATATTGTGAACGAGAATGAATATAAACACGCTCGAAAAGTATTGTCTGCAGCTGCAATGACTTATGTTGCATCAACAGCAGTAGCTTTAGCAGAACTTGTTAGATTTATTCTTATTGCAAGATCTAGCGATTAA
- a CDS encoding nucleotide pyrophosphohydrolase: MKSMTEMQKEVDTFIGQFNTGYFSPLANLARLTEEVGELSREINHLYGEKKKKDIEDANTIKAELGDNLFVLLCIANSLDIDMTESFNETMDKYNKRDKNRYD, translated from the coding sequence TTGAAATCAATGACAGAAATGCAAAAAGAAGTCGATACGTTTATTGGTCAATTTAACACTGGCTATTTCTCTCCCTTAGCAAATTTAGCTCGTTTAACTGAAGAAGTTGGAGAGTTATCTAGAGAGATTAATCATCTATATGGTGAAAAAAAGAAAAAAGATATTGAAGATGCTAATACAATTAAAGCTGAATTAGGAGATAATCTCTTTGTATTGCTATGTATTGCAAATTCGTTAGATATAGATATGACCGAAAGTTTTAACGAAACGATGGATAAATATAACAAACGCGATAAAAATCGCTACGACTGA
- the bshA gene encoding N-acetyl-alpha-D-glucosaminyl L-malate synthase BshA: MKIGITCYPSMGGSGIIATELGIKLAERGHDVHFITSNIPFRIRKPLPNITFHQVEVNQYAVFQYPPYDITLSTKIAEVITEYDLDVLHMHYAVPHAVCGILAKQMSGKDIKIMTTLHGTDITVLGYDHSLKNAIKFGVEQSDIVTSVSKSLAEQTQEIIETTKDIVPIYNFVRENEFPTVRNTNLKQYYDIEEDEKVIIHVSNFRAVKRIDTVIETFAKIHEEMASKLLLIGDGPELMDMKQLAKDLNVEKHVIFLGKQDWVSEFYQLADLVLLLSEKESFGLTLLEAMKSGVVPIGSKAGGIKEVIKHGETGYIVDVGDSLQASQYALKLLNDSSLYNQLQQAMLYDIEQRFSSDLITDQYEYYYRQMLEGNHD; encoded by the coding sequence ATGAAAATAGGAATAACTTGCTATCCATCTATGGGTGGCTCAGGTATCATTGCTACTGAATTGGGTATTAAATTAGCCGAGAGAGGCCACGATGTACATTTTATAACTTCTAATATTCCATTCAGAATTCGTAAACCTCTACCAAACATTACTTTCCACCAAGTAGAAGTTAATCAATATGCTGTATTTCAATACCCTCCATACGACATAACTTTAAGTACTAAAATAGCTGAAGTAATTACTGAGTATGATTTAGATGTTCTACATATGCATTATGCTGTACCTCATGCTGTATGTGGCATTTTGGCTAAGCAAATGTCGGGGAAAGATATTAAAATCATGACGACTTTACATGGAACGGATATTACCGTGTTAGGTTATGATCATTCTTTGAAAAATGCGATTAAATTTGGTGTTGAACAAAGTGATATTGTAACAAGTGTAAGTAAATCTTTGGCTGAACAAACTCAAGAAATTATTGAAACAACAAAAGACATTGTTCCTATATATAATTTTGTGAGAGAAAATGAATTCCCTACAGTTAGAAATACTAATTTAAAACAATATTATGATATCGAGGAAGATGAAAAGGTCATCATCCATGTTTCAAACTTTAGAGCGGTCAAGCGTATAGACACTGTTATAGAAACGTTTGCCAAGATTCATGAAGAAATGGCGTCTAAACTATTATTAATAGGAGATGGCCCCGAATTAATGGACATGAAACAACTCGCAAAAGATTTAAACGTAGAAAAGCATGTAATCTTTTTAGGTAAACAAGATTGGGTAAGTGAGTTTTATCAATTAGCCGATTTAGTGTTATTATTAAGTGAAAAAGAAAGTTTCGGTTTAACGCTTTTAGAAGCAATGAAATCTGGTGTTGTGCCAATTGGTTCCAAAGCTGGAGGTATCAAAGAGGTAATCAAACACGGTGAGACTGGTTACATTGTAGATGTAGGTGATAGCTTACAAGCGAGTCAATATGCACTTAAATTACTGAATGATTCCTCATTATACAACCAGTTACAACAAGCTATGCTTTATGATATTGAACAACGTTTCTCATCTGATTTAATTACAGACCAATACGAATACTATTATAGACAAATGTTAGAGGGTAATCATGACTAA
- a CDS encoding CCA tRNA nucleotidyltransferase: MTNILFEDAKPVIKKIKEQGFEAYFVGGSVRDYLMDKDIHDIDITTSARPDEIEEMFSKTIPIGKEHGTINVLFHNKSYEITTFRTEGEYINHRKPNDVIFVRDLYEDVKRRDFTINAIAMDESYNIIDYFNGKDDIDAHNIKTVGNAVERFEEDALRIIRGLRFQSQLAFTLDNETFDGMLQQIQNIEYLSIERIIVEFKKLITGKNVAVSFKNLLTLNAFAYIPFFSHYDMRHIIIKEPLPFNLFIALIQSKLSNVNAQLAQLKISNNDKKEIQTFTQLLTVLQTINTKQELKLTIYDYGLQHNLTILSYSQTFKQNDIALPSPLIYNEQLLRQIAQEMPIKNRQELDITGKDLIDYLEQRSGPWIKDALRNIEIAVIDGNLTNYKPKILEWVKEHVKI, encoded by the coding sequence ATGACTAATATATTATTTGAAGATGCTAAACCTGTTATTAAAAAAATTAAAGAACAAGGTTTCGAAGCATACTTTGTAGGCGGTTCCGTAAGAGATTATTTAATGGATAAAGACATCCATGATATAGATATAACTACAAGTGCTAGACCAGATGAAATAGAAGAAATGTTTTCTAAAACCATACCGATTGGCAAAGAACATGGTACGATTAATGTATTATTTCATAATAAAAGTTATGAAATAACTACATTTAGAACTGAAGGCGAATATATTAATCATCGTAAACCTAATGATGTAATTTTTGTACGCGATTTATATGAAGACGTTAAACGCCGTGATTTCACAATTAATGCAATTGCAATGGATGAATCATACAATATTATAGATTATTTTAATGGTAAAGATGACATTGATGCGCATAATATTAAGACAGTAGGTAATGCCGTAGAACGTTTCGAAGAAGATGCACTTAGAATTATTAGAGGTTTAAGGTTTCAATCTCAATTAGCTTTTACATTAGATAATGAAACTTTTGACGGTATGCTACAACAAATTCAAAATATCGAATATTTATCTATAGAACGCATAATTGTAGAATTCAAAAAATTAATTACGGGAAAAAACGTAGCTGTAAGTTTTAAGAATTTATTAACTTTAAATGCATTTGCTTATATACCGTTCTTTAGTCATTATGATATGCGTCACATTATAATAAAAGAACCGCTACCATTTAATTTATTTATAGCATTAATTCAAAGTAAATTATCAAATGTTAACGCACAATTAGCACAACTTAAAATAAGCAATAATGACAAAAAAGAAATACAAACCTTTACACAATTATTAACAGTACTTCAAACTATAAATACAAAACAGGAACTTAAATTAACTATTTATGATTATGGATTACAACACAACTTAACCATTTTGTCTTATAGTCAAACTTTCAAACAAAATGATATTGCGTTACCGTCACCACTAATTTATAATGAGCAACTTTTAAGACAAATCGCACAGGAAATGCCTATTAAAAATCGACAAGAACTAGATATAACAGGAAAAGACTTAATAGATTATCTCGAACAACGTAGTGGACCTTGGATCAAAGATGCACTAAGAAACATTGAAATTGCTGTTATTGATGGTAATTTAACTAATTATAAACCTAAAATTTTAGAATGGGTGAAAGAACATGTCAAAATATAG
- a CDS encoding biotin--[acetyl-CoA-carboxylase] ligase, translating to MSKYSQSVIHILYQHQLEYVSGQYIAEQLNISRTSVKKIIDQLKNEGCNIESINHRGHRLITLPDKWYKGIVIPLIQEQRLFDNIEVYETINSTQLQAKQQLVGNKESFLILSDEQTQGKGRFNRPWTSAKSKGLWMSIVLRPEVAFSMITKFNLFMALGIRDAIQQFSNDTVTVKWPNDIYIEGRKVCGFLTEMVANSDGIEAVICGIGINMNHHANDFIEELKDKATSIALHSEEKVNRYQFLKSLVTNIEYRYAQFNTHSFEAIRDEYIKASNIWGKELKFTENNVQFNGKAIDIDKEGFLIVKDNSGETKKLMSADIEL from the coding sequence ATGTCAAAATATAGTCAAAGTGTCATTCATATTTTATATCAACACCAACTTGAATATGTATCAGGACAATATATCGCAGAGCAGCTTAATATATCACGTACTTCAGTTAAAAAAATTATTGACCAGCTAAAAAATGAAGGTTGTAATATTGAATCTATAAACCATCGTGGTCATAGGCTTATTACGTTACCAGATAAATGGTATAAAGGCATCGTTATTCCATTGATTCAAGAGCAACGTCTTTTCGACAATATAGAAGTTTATGAAACGATTAACTCTACTCAATTACAAGCTAAACAACAATTAGTGGGTAATAAAGAATCATTTTTAATTTTAAGTGATGAACAAACTCAAGGTAAAGGACGATTCAACAGACCATGGACGTCTGCCAAAAGTAAAGGATTATGGATGTCGATCGTCTTAAGACCCGAAGTCGCATTTTCGATGATTACTAAATTCAACTTATTTATGGCTTTAGGTATTCGAGATGCAATACAACAGTTTTCTAATGATACAGTTACTGTTAAATGGCCAAACGATATATATATAGAGGGCAGAAAAGTCTGTGGCTTTTTAACTGAAATGGTTGCTAATAGTGATGGTATAGAAGCAGTGATTTGTGGTATTGGTATTAATATGAATCATCATGCTAATGATTTCATCGAAGAATTAAAAGATAAAGCAACGAGTATAGCGCTACACAGTGAAGAAAAGGTGAATCGTTATCAATTTTTAAAATCCCTTGTCACTAATATTGAATACCGTTATGCTCAATTTAATACTCACTCCTTCGAAGCAATACGCGACGAGTACATAAAGGCTTCAAACATCTGGGGTAAAGAATTAAAATTCACCGAAAACAATGTACAATTTAATGGTAAAGCAATCGATATCGATAAAGAGGGCTTTTTAATTGTTAAAGATAATTCAGGTGAAACAAAAAAGCTAATGAGTGCTGATATAGAATTATAG
- a CDS encoding helicase C-terminal domain-containing protein, with protein MAEPCYAVVDLETTGNQLDFDEIIQIGITFVRENKIIGTYHSMIKTDLEIPPFIQALTSIEEDMLTQAPYFQEIAEDIYNQLKDCIFVAHNVVFDLNFIRKSFKNCDIKYKPRKVLDTLELFKVAFPTDKSYQLSELAEAHNIPLNNAHRADEDATTTAKLMILAFEKFAKLPLDTLKQLYYLSKNLKYDLHDILFELVRAHKITDTPQQFAKFEQLIYKKQKDFKMPHLDYNGTLKELYTKIIEHLNMMYRPQQLYLSEIILEQLMHSSKAMIEAPLGSGKSFAYLLAALMYNIETGKHVMISTNTKLLQNQLLEKDIPMIKQALNFNVNTTLIKSKNEYISLGLISQILKDESSNYEVWILKMQLLIWITETDTGDIQELNLKGGQKMYFDQKLETYVPVRNDINYYNFIKRNAHNIQVGITNHAHLIHSSQDDSIYQLFDDCIIDEAHRLPDYALNQVTNELSYADVKYQLGLIGKTENEKLLKSIDTLEQKRILEKLDIPPIDVFGLKVTINEIHDLNEQLFDTIFLTIRNSEVHADDMNKLHFVYHFDSEPIIKDLSTIIHKLNMSLEFFNGMSHKMIKSVRKQLLYINDRFKAIEYSLKNKHTSYLSIKNMSQKSTIKLHVKDYNVKDVLTSQVLNKFNALTFISGTLTFNHSFNNFKNWFNEDVSFNTYEIDNKVYNENQTTVFIPNDVASYNYKNIDDYVSSIINYVTEYVNVIESKCLILFTSYKMMHLVQELLNELPEFEDYVILTQQPNQNYKIVQQFNSFDKTILLGTGTFFEGFDFQSNGIKCVMIAKLPFMNQNNTKFWLMESEFTSTFKEYVLPDAVTRFRQGIGRLIRNEEDKGILVSFDDRLINSNYKHFFEQSLENFRQNKGDIKQFHRLLNKIKN; from the coding sequence ATGGCCGAACCGTGTTACGCTGTAGTTGATTTAGAAACTACAGGAAACCAATTGGATTTTGATGAAATAATACAAATCGGTATTACTTTCGTGCGTGAAAACAAAATTATCGGTACTTATCATTCTATGATAAAAACAGATTTAGAAATTCCTCCATTCATTCAAGCATTGACTTCAATTGAAGAAGATATGTTAACACAGGCACCATATTTTCAAGAAATAGCAGAGGATATATATAATCAATTAAAAGATTGTATCTTTGTAGCACATAATGTGGTTTTTGATTTGAATTTTATCCGCAAATCATTTAAAAATTGTGATATCAAATATAAACCTCGTAAAGTATTAGATACTTTAGAATTATTTAAGGTGGCATTTCCAACAGACAAAAGTTACCAACTTAGTGAACTTGCTGAAGCACATAACATTCCTTTGAATAATGCTCACAGGGCGGATGAGGATGCCACTACTACGGCCAAATTAATGATTTTGGCTTTTGAAAAGTTTGCTAAATTACCACTAGATACACTAAAGCAACTATATTATTTAAGTAAAAACCTTAAATACGATTTACATGATATTTTGTTTGAATTAGTGAGGGCTCATAAAATTACGGATACACCACAACAATTCGCCAAATTTGAACAACTAATTTATAAAAAACAAAAAGATTTTAAAATGCCTCATTTAGATTACAATGGCACATTGAAAGAATTGTATACAAAGATAATCGAACATTTAAATATGATGTATAGGCCACAACAACTTTATTTATCAGAAATTATATTAGAACAACTTATGCATAGTAGTAAAGCAATGATTGAAGCACCTCTAGGTAGCGGTAAATCTTTTGCTTATTTACTGGCAGCCTTAATGTATAACATTGAAACAGGCAAACATGTCATGATTTCAACGAATACTAAATTATTACAAAATCAATTATTAGAAAAAGATATACCTATGATTAAGCAGGCTTTAAATTTTAACGTTAATACCACACTTATCAAAAGTAAAAATGAGTATATTTCATTAGGTTTAATTAGCCAAATTTTAAAAGATGAATCTAGTAATTACGAAGTTTGGATATTGAAAATGCAATTATTAATATGGATTACTGAAACAGATACTGGTGATATCCAAGAGTTAAATTTAAAAGGCGGTCAAAAAATGTATTTTGACCAAAAATTAGAAACTTATGTTCCAGTACGAAATGACATTAATTATTATAATTTTATTAAACGCAACGCACATAATATCCAAGTTGGGATAACGAACCATGCTCATTTAATTCATTCTTCACAAGACGATTCAATATACCAATTATTTGATGATTGTATTATCGACGAAGCACATAGATTGCCAGATTATGCTTTAAATCAAGTAACTAATGAATTAAGTTATGCGGATGTCAAGTATCAACTCGGCTTAATTGGTAAAACTGAAAATGAAAAACTCTTAAAATCCATAGATACTTTAGAACAAAAACGTATTTTAGAAAAACTTGATATCCCACCTATAGATGTGTTTGGGCTAAAAGTTACTATAAATGAGATACATGATTTAAATGAACAACTGTTTGATACTATCTTCTTAACGATAAGAAATTCAGAAGTTCACGCTGATGATATGAATAAACTTCATTTTGTATATCATTTTGATAGCGAACCAATAATTAAAGATTTATCTACAATTATTCATAAACTAAATATGTCGCTCGAATTTTTTAATGGTATGAGTCATAAAATGATTAAATCTGTAAGAAAACAATTACTTTATATTAACGACCGTTTTAAAGCGATTGAATATAGTTTGAAAAATAAACATACAAGTTACTTATCAATTAAAAATATGTCACAAAAATCAACGATTAAATTGCACGTGAAAGACTATAATGTTAAAGATGTCCTAACGTCACAAGTGTTAAATAAATTTAATGCTTTAACATTTATATCGGGAACGTTAACTTTTAATCATTCTTTTAATAATTTTAAGAATTGGTTTAACGAAGACGTATCATTTAATACTTATGAAATCGATAATAAAGTGTATAATGAAAATCAAACTACAGTATTTATACCGAATGATGTCGCTTCGTATAACTATAAAAATATTGATGATTATGTATCATCAATAATTAATTATGTTACTGAATATGTGAATGTCATAGAGTCCAAATGTTTAATACTTTTTACAAGCTATAAAATGATGCACCTCGTACAAGAATTATTAAATGAGCTACCTGAATTTGAAGATTATGTTATTTTGACGCAACAACCTAATCAAAATTATAAAATAGTACAGCAATTTAATAGCTTCGATAAAACCATACTTTTAGGTACGGGAACATTCTTTGAAGGCTTTGACTTTCAATCTAATGGTATTAAGTGCGTTATGATAGCAAAATTGCCTTTTATGAATCAAAATAATACTAAATTTTGGTTGATGGAATCTGAATTTACATCAACATTCAAAGAATATGTTTTACCAGATGCTGTGACTCGCTTTAGACAAGGTATTGGACGTTTAATAAGAAATGAAGAGGACAAAGGTATATTAGTATCATTTGATGACCGACTAATTAATAGTAATTATAAGCACTTTTTCGAACAATCTTTAGAAAACTTCAGGCAAAACAAAGGTGACATTAAACAATTTCATCGTTTACTAAATAAAATAAAAAATTAA